One Sphingomonas kaistensis genomic window, CTGCCCGACAATGTCATCCGGTGGCCCGGCACCCTTCCTGAGCAGGTTCGCGCGGTCCAGTCGATCCTCGCCTCCTCGCCGGCACCCCTCGCGCCGCAGGACGTCGCCCGAGCCTTCCGAGGTAAGCGGGCCGCAACCGTCCGACCGGTTCTCGACGCCCTCGCCAGCGTCGGCATGGCCCGCCGCCTCGGCAACGGCCGCTACGCCGCCTGACGGCAATGAAGCGGCCTTGAAGCCCGCTACCGCCCTCGAGCAGCAAACTCCTTCAGCTGCTCCTGCAATCTTCTGACCTCCTCGTAGGAGAGATCGTCTTCGCGTGAGTTCGCCAGGGAAGGAGCCTCCAGCTTCTTCTTCAAAGGTCGGTCCTTCAGCTTCTCTCGGACCCGCCTAGTCATCTCCAGAAACTCGGCATCCCGGAAGGCGACTTCGGCTAGCGCTCGATCGTTGCCGACCGGCGACAAGATGGCCAGGATCTCAGCTTCGCTATATGGCAGCGGCCCGTCACAACGACGTTCAAGCTGCAAGGCCCAGTCCTCGATCCTCTTATGGTGGCGGTGCTGCAGATACTCCTGCACGAGTGGTTCGAGGTCGAGGATGGTGACCTCCTCCAGCCGAGGATCGTGGCGATTGGCTACAATCTGGAAGGGCCCCGTCCTTCCGGTCAGATGAGTATCACTTGCCTCTGCCCGTCGGCACACGCTCAGATTGGGTAGGTCATCCAACGTCCGAAGAGCACGTCGGACCCGCAGCGCCTTTATCTCTTCGGGCGATCTTTGGCGCGGTGCGGGCATGGCCACGACCTCTACTTCGCCGGTGGACTTCGACCTGGCGTCGACCTGCGTTGTCGGAGACTGGGGCGCAGGAGCCTCAGCATCAAAGATGACCGCGATGCCGAGAGCTTCGGCGCGCTGTGCCGCCAAGGTGATGAAGGCAGCTGGCCCGGTCAGCCGCAACGTTCCCCACCGTTCCGCCGCAAGCGCAAGGGCCTCATCGATCGCAGCAACCTCTTCGGCTGCATGGACGATGATGAAGGCACGGTGGTCGCTGAAGAGCGTGCGACCATCGCGATCGAGATAATCGGTGTGGTAACGGTGAGCTTCTTGTCCGGCTCGATTCACCCGCTCCGTGCTGAACTCTTCACTTCCTAGTGGCGAAAGGATCAAGGATGGGGAGCTGACTGGCGTTAGCACGGTAGCCTTACCGGACTGCCCCCACTGATCCTCGTTCATGCGCTGACGCGTGCACCGGCTGATGGCCTCGGCGAATGCCTTCTGAATGGCCTTGGTCGCGGCGGCCCCTTCCTGCTGCACCAGCGGCGCCAGCATCTTCCGCTTGTCGCCAGGCATCTCGGCGACACGCGCCTTTACCCATGCATCAACGGCATCGACTTCCTCATCGCGCTTCTGGCGAAGGTGATCGAGCTGGTCCTGCACGCTGACCCTGTAGGCTTCAAAGCCTGTATTCAGCCGGGTCAGGTCGCGTTCGAAGAGTCCGAGCCGCTTCTCCAGCTCCGGACGCGAAAGGCTGGAGTGGACTTCGGAAGCCTTGGCTGATTGCGTCTCGACGGCGATCCGAGCACCGCTTCCGGCCTTGTCATACGTTGCGTCAAGGGCCTTTAAGCGCTCGTGCAAGTCCGCCCAGCTGGACGCCTCTGCTGCCGCCTGGACGAGGGCTCCGCGCGCGTCCCGAATAAGGGAAGGCAAACGCGTCCGCTTCTTGCCGGTGGCCTCCCACCACTTGGAAACAAACGTCCCATCAGCGTCGCGGACGAGGGCGCCAGTCTCTACGTCTAAGATGGCACCCTCTTCAGCGCGGTAAAGGGCGTTAGGTTCGCGGATCCGATCCTGCCTCTCCTCGATGAGAGCAAGTCCCTGATGCAGATCGTCGATCAGCCAGTCGGTTCCTGCGGCTGAACCTGTCGTAGGATCGACACGCAGGACCGCCAGGTGAAGATGCGGGTTCCTGGTGTTGGAGTGCTCGGCCCAGATTGTCTGGCATCGTTCGAGACGGAGAATGCCCAACATGATCGTGATCGCTTCTTCGCGCTGCTGCGGCGACCACGTTTCGCCTTCGTGAAGGCTCAGGATGATATGAACGACGTGGTTCTTGACGGTCGTTGCGCCGGCCGCTGTCGACAGCATTTCGGCCTGCCACTCGGCAAGGCCGCGACCAAGCAAGTTGCGAGTGCCAGACGCCTCGACTTTCTCACCCGGCTCGATGCCAGCATGCCGGACCGCGAGCGCGTAGTCGGTTATCGACAAGACCTCCTCAGCTGCCCATGCGGCGAGGGCGTGCGGATCGGCATCGACGACGTAGCGGGTCAACGCTAGGACCGAACTCTGCAACCTTGCGACCCGCTGCTCGGTCGAGGGGCGCCGATGCCGGTTCATCTTGATGATCTTGCCAATCATCAGACAAGCCTGTGCCGAACGGCTTTGGCGAGGACCGGGATCAACTCGCGGAGCGTCGCGTTGAGCTCGCCGCATTCCTCTCTTGCCTGAACAAGACCATGAATCTGGATCAAGCGGCGGAGCGCCGCGAGCCCGACGTCGGAAACGACTGGCCTGCCCCGCAGGAGGAAGCGAATGTACTCGGACCTGTTCATCAGACTGGCCTCCGCAGCCCGATCCAGTTCGCCTGCTTCATCCCGCGGCAGGCGGAAGGTAACCTCCACCATGCCGGCGCTGTCGTCCTCAGAATTCTTATTCAACTACTCTCTCCAATGCGAGAAGGTTCTCCGCCGAGCATCACGGCCGTATACGCGGCCCATCCTGCTCGCTTTTTCCTCGTGCTTTTTCCGGCGAGCGGAGCGGCAGCCGGCCTGCAGAAAACCGGCGCGGTAGCGACACTCAAAGTGAGTTCAAGCCTGTCGCTCGGCCCGCAGCTGTGATGACGATTGGGCCTCTTTGAGGGGTCAGGCTTGACGATCGTTGTTCCGCGTCCGGCGGCGGCAGCAAGCCGACCGGCAATCCGGCACCGATGCCCGCATTCACCCTCTTCCGACGTGCCACCCGCGTGCTGCGAAGCCCGCGAAGGTGGCGACATCAAGAACGACAGCTCACGGGCAGGAATACCTGCGTTCGTCGGGCTTGGGGAGCAATCGAGAGGGAGCCCAAGAGGCTTCGAAACCACCCACCGATGGGCAACAGCAAGCGAAGCAAACCTGGCGCTTTGGGCGCAGATGCATTGGCGACAAGTTCGGGTCAGGCTCCCGGACGATGTCCGGCCCGCCATCCACTGATTGTGCCGACACGCAGATGGCCGGTAGCCAGCAGCTGCACACCAATCGGGGTCCCCAGCGACCGAGACCTTGACCGATCCATGTGGATCAACTGAGGCTTCGAGAAGCCAACATTCCCGCGTCTCTAGAAGCTGCGCCGGCGGTAGCCCGCACGGGCCTCCTGGGCCTTCGACATTCCAACCGAAGTCCGACGTCATCATCTCCAACGTGCGGCTCGTCGCGGAGACACCTCAGCGCCACTCAGCCAAAAAACCGGTGCGACCCAGCGCTTTGCCGGCTTCATGTCGGAGATACCACTGGCGTTATGCATGTAGTGCCCGGAACATCCAGAGAGCACCAGGTCAATACAAAAGTATTGCAGATGCAATCATTGGATATCAGATGATTGCAGATATCGTCATTTGCCTCCGACCACTTCATGTAGTGCGTGCCAGGCGTTACTTCGGACACCTGGAGGTGACGATGACGATTAGCTGTAAGTGGCGTAAGAAGGCTGACGAGTTGTTGGCTGCGCCTGTCCACAAGAAGCGCGATCTTACATCCGTCGCAGGTAAGGTCGATGATCGCTTCGAGGCCATCTATGCTGCCAGACAGCGCGGCATGGCTTGGAAGCCTATCGCGCTCGCCCTTGAGGATGGCGCGCCGATCAAGGTCGATGCTGTCGAGAGCGCGTTTACCCGCATCTGCAACGAGCGGGGGGTTGCCCCGCCGGTGAAGGCGGGCTCCCGTCAGCGCAAGGCGGATGAGATCGACAGTCCCGATCGATCCAGTGCCAAGGGCGCGGAAACGCAGCAGGAAGATCCGCCCCAGGACGACGACACGTCTTCGAAAGCCGAAGTGAACGTGGCGGATCGCGGCGGCGAGGTCGACAAGCCCGAGACCGCTCAGTCCAACCTGTTCAAGGGAAACGCTCGGTGGGTCGACGATGGTGAATGATCCTCAGGCTCCGGCAAGCACTATTTGCGCAAAGGAAACCAGCTCGAAGCTGCCCCTGACCGTTTACGCGATCACGACGGTCAAGGGTGGAGCGGGCAAGACCGAATTTGCGGAATGCCTCGAAGCCACTCACACCCTCAGTGGTCATCGCACCACGCTCATCGACGTGGATGATGGCAACCGGGGCCTCGTTCGCCGGGTAGGCACGGCGAACGTCTTGAAGGTGGAGTGGAGCACGTCGGTGCTGGCGGCACCGCACTGGGTGGCCCGGCACTCCGCCGACACTGACGCGATGATCTTCGATCTCGGTGCTGGCATCGACAGCTCGGATCTGCCGGTCATGGCATTCCTCGAGACTGCTTGGCGGATGCTTGCCGACCGCGGCGCCCGCATCATCATCTGCGCGGTCGTTTCCACCAACGCACCGACCTCCAACTTCGTTGAGCGCCTTGAACGTCGGTTCGGAGCACTGGGCGAGGTCGTCGTCGTCTGCAATAATCAGGACGGCTCTGAAGCTTACCCGGCTGAAATCGCCGCATTGACGCAGCAGAAGATCCACTTGGCACGTTTGCAGAGCGGAATTCAGGCGGTCCGGCTGAGCCGGCGCGAGCGGTTGAGCTCGGTTATCCGCACTCCGGA contains:
- a CDS encoding relaxase/mobilization nuclease domain-containing protein, with product MIGKIIKMNRHRRPSTEQRVARLQSSVLALTRYVVDADPHALAAWAAEEVLSITDYALAVRHAGIEPGEKVEASGTRNLLGRGLAEWQAEMLSTAAGATTVKNHVVHIILSLHEGETWSPQQREEAITIMLGILRLERCQTIWAEHSNTRNPHLHLAVLRVDPTTGSAAGTDWLIDDLHQGLALIEERQDRIREPNALYRAEEGAILDVETGALVRDADGTFVSKWWEATGKKRTRLPSLIRDARGALVQAAAEASSWADLHERLKALDATYDKAGSGARIAVETQSAKASEVHSSLSRPELEKRLGLFERDLTRLNTGFEAYRVSVQDQLDHLRQKRDEEVDAVDAWVKARVAEMPGDKRKMLAPLVQQEGAAATKAIQKAFAEAISRCTRQRMNEDQWGQSGKATVLTPVSSPSLILSPLGSEEFSTERVNRAGQEAHRYHTDYLDRDGRTLFSDHRAFIIVHAAEEVAAIDEALALAAERWGTLRLTGPAAFITLAAQRAEALGIAVIFDAEAPAPQSPTTQVDARSKSTGEVEVVAMPAPRQRSPEEIKALRVRRALRTLDDLPNLSVCRRAEASDTHLTGRTGPFQIVANRHDPRLEEVTILDLEPLVQEYLQHRHHKRIEDWALQLERRCDGPLPYSEAEILAILSPVGNDRALAEVAFRDAEFLEMTRRVREKLKDRPLKKKLEAPSLANSREDDLSYEEVRRLQEQLKEFAARGR
- a CDS encoding plasmid mobilization protein, with the translated sequence MVEVTFRLPRDEAGELDRAAEASLMNRSEYIRFLLRGRPVVSDVGLAALRRLIQIHGLVQAREECGELNATLRELIPVLAKAVRHRLV